GGCGCGTTTGAGGATTTCCTGTTTGCGGTGGGAGTGGCGGGCTTCCACCGGATCCCCCACCCGGTCGGGGGTCAGGGTGTCGATGCGGTCGGCGAAGGTGAAGCGCATCCGTCGGGGCAACTTCCCGGTGGTGGGCAGCAGCCACTTCAGGAAGTCCAGCCATTTGTCGAAGATGGGCAGATCATGCTGTGGGCTCATGGCTGGCCTCCGGGGGAGCGGTTGGCACGGTGCTTTCCGAAGCGGCAGGTTTCGTGCCAGACTCCATTCCCAGGACGCCCAGCATCTCGTTGCCGTAGCGTTCCAGTTTGCCTTTTCCCACTCCTTCGATGCGGGCCAGACCGGCCAGGGTTTGGGGGCGGGAGGCGGCCATCTCCGCCAGTTGCTGGTTGGTGGCGATAAAATAGGGCGGAACGCCTTCTGTACGTGGCTTTTCCGGCACGCCATTCGCGCAACGAGTTGAATAAAGGCGTGTTTCCCGGATTCAACAGCTTGCGCCAGTTCTCCGGAGAAGCGCTGGCGGGGCTCTTCCCCAATGGCATGATTCTTTCGGAAGAATCCAGGCCATGATACGTCACCACCAACAGCAAGTACGGCGCACCCTGATGGATGAACGTATGATCATGAATGGCATGAATTTCGTATCTGTTCAGATATACGGGGGTTCGGGGGGGATTATCCCCCCCGACGGGTCCAGGGCAGCGCCCTGGGACTTTTCCTTTGTCTGTTGACGTTCAACCCCCTGGGGTCCAGGGGGCACCCCTGGGACTTTTCCTTTCGCCGTTGACACGATCGAGCTGCACCGTGCAGGG
This Magnetococcales bacterium DNA region includes the following protein-coding sequences:
- a CDS encoding four helix bundle protein, coding for MSPQHDLPIFDKWLDFLKWLLPTTGKLPRRMRFTFADRIDTLTPDRVGDPVEARHSHRKQEILKRA
- a CDS encoding HRDC domain-containing protein, which codes for MPEKPRTEGVPPYFIATNQQLAEMAASRPQTLAGLARIEGVGKGKLERYGNEMLGVLGMESGTKPAASESTVPTAPPEASHEPTA